AACAAACGGTATCACTAGAAAAAGGAAAGCGAATACTTTATAATGCAGTAAATAGTAATAAGAAAGAAAATGAAGATAATTAATGATGAATAAAGTAAGGTGGTATAGCAATGGATCAAGATATGAATATGCAATTTATGAGCATTGTAATGAAACATTTACCAGAGGCAAAACAATTATTAGATGACCAAGGAATAGAATTAAACATGGAAGCAATGCAACCTGTAATGAACTTATTGCTTAAGGTCATGAATGAAGCATATGAATTAGGAAAGGCAGAGTAAATTTTTAAAGCATGGAAGGTTTGACTTTTCTTGAAAATAATCCTCACAATTATTCTAATCTCACTTATAGCGTTTATAGCTTCATTTTTTATTAAAAAATCAGCAATATTACTTTTAGCGATTTTTTTATTTTTTTTCTATATGTATTTGAAAAATAAGGGGAGCTAACCTAAATTGGTTAGCTTCCTCTTATTTTTTCTTGAATAATTCAAGTAATGGGGACAATTGTTTAACGACTGGGCCAAGTTCATTGGCTAATGACATCATATTATTAATGTTGTTTGCAAGTGATTCAATATCAACATTTTGTAATTGTTGTTGTAACGAATTTTGTAAAGATCCTGGTTGATTCATATTTTGTGGTTGATTTTGCGTTGGAGGAGGAAATTCACCACCAAACATTAACTGAGAAAAAGGGTCTTCAAATTGTTGATT
This genomic interval from Lottiidibacillus patelloidae contains the following:
- a CDS encoding ComZ family protein; amino-acid sequence: MDQDMNMQFMSIVMKHLPEAKQLLDDQGIELNMEAMQPVMNLLLKVMNEAYELGKAE